A stretch of the Streptomyces ortus genome encodes the following:
- the rfbB gene encoding dTDP-glucose 4,6-dehydratase has translation MRVLITGGAGFIGSHYVRSLLSGGLPGPRPSRVTVVDLLTYAGSTDNLPMEDPRLDFHRVDIRDLDALLEVFPGHDAVVHFAAETHVDRSLTGPAEFVTTNVLGTQTLLEASLRCGVTTFVHVSTDEVYGSIAEGTWTEEEPLLPNSPYAASKAGSDLVARSYWRTHGLDVRTTRCANNYGPRQHPEKLIPLFVTELLAGRTVPLYGDGGNVREWLHVDDHCRAVHAVLTGGRAGEIYNIGGGTHLTNREMTSRLLELCGADWSRVRQVPDRKGHDLRYAVDDSKIRDELGYRPLRSLDDGLREVVDWYRDRLTRMPATAERV, from the coding sequence ATGCGTGTCCTGATCACCGGCGGCGCCGGTTTCATCGGATCCCACTATGTGCGCTCCCTGCTCTCCGGCGGCCTCCCCGGGCCCCGGCCGAGCCGGGTGACCGTCGTCGACCTGCTCACGTACGCCGGGAGCACGGACAACCTGCCGATGGAGGATCCGCGGCTGGACTTCCACCGGGTGGACATCCGGGACCTCGACGCGCTCCTGGAGGTGTTCCCCGGGCACGACGCGGTGGTGCACTTCGCGGCCGAGACCCATGTCGACCGCTCCCTGACCGGGCCCGCGGAGTTCGTGACCACCAATGTGCTGGGCACGCAGACCCTGCTGGAGGCGAGCCTGCGCTGCGGGGTGACCACCTTCGTGCACGTGTCGACGGACGAGGTCTACGGGTCCATCGCCGAGGGCACCTGGACGGAGGAGGAGCCGCTGCTGCCCAACTCGCCCTACGCGGCGTCGAAGGCGGGCAGCGACCTCGTCGCCCGGTCCTACTGGCGCACCCACGGGCTCGACGTACGCACCACGCGGTGCGCCAACAACTACGGTCCGCGCCAGCATCCGGAGAAGCTCATCCCGCTGTTCGTCACCGAGCTGCTGGCCGGCCGGACCGTGCCGCTGTACGGGGACGGCGGCAACGTCCGCGAGTGGCTGCACGTCGACGACCACTGCCGGGCCGTCCACGCCGTGCTGACCGGCGGCCGGGCCGGCGAGATCTACAACATCGGCGGCGGTACGCATCTGACGAACCGTGAGATGACGTCAAGGCTGCTGGAGTTGTGCGGTGCGGACTGGTCCCGGGTCCGGCAGGTGCCCGACCGCAAGGGCCACGACCTGCGGTACGCGGTGGACGACTCGAAGATCCGCGACGAACTCGGCTACCGGCCGCTGCGGTCGCTGGACGACGGTCTGCGCGAGGTCGTCGACTGGTACCGCGACCGGCTGACGCGGATGCCCGCGACGGCCGAGCGGGTCTGA
- a CDS encoding activator-dependent family glycosyltransferase — protein MRVLLTSFALDAHFNGSVPLAWALRAAGHEVRVASQPALTGSITAAGLTAVPVGADPGLDAMVKGVGDSVLSHHADQSLDPDAPGQLTPAFLKGWDTMMTATFFALINDDPMVDDLVAFARDWRPDLVLWEPFTFAGAVAAKVTGAAHARVLSFPDMFMSMRQAFLAQLGPGPTGPGAEGGSAHPEDSLGQWLQWTLGRYGLPFDEETVTGQWSVDQVPRGFRPPSNAPVVPMRYVPYNGPLPAVVPDWLRVPPARPRVCVTLGLTARTSEFPNAVPVDLVLKAIEGLDIEVVATLGAEERALLTHVPDNVRLVDHVPLHALLPTCAAIVHHGGAGTWSTALVEGVPQIAMGWIWDAIERARRQQELGAGLHLPSHEVTVEGLRTRLVRLLEEPSFTEAAARLRAEAESEPTPAEVVPVLERLTAQHRAHGRRRLGGTPASCVS, from the coding sequence ATGCGGGTTCTGCTGACGTCCTTCGCGCTGGACGCGCACTTCAACGGGTCCGTGCCGCTCGCCTGGGCGCTGCGGGCCGCCGGTCACGAGGTACGGGTGGCGAGCCAGCCCGCGCTGACGGGGAGCATCACCGCGGCCGGTCTTACCGCCGTCCCGGTGGGGGCCGACCCCGGTCTCGACGCGATGGTGAAGGGCGTGGGCGACTCCGTGCTCTCCCACCACGCCGACCAGTCACTGGACCCCGACGCCCCCGGTCAGCTCACCCCCGCCTTCCTCAAGGGCTGGGACACGATGATGACCGCCACGTTCTTCGCCCTGATCAACGACGATCCGATGGTCGACGACCTCGTCGCGTTCGCCCGCGACTGGCGGCCCGACCTCGTCCTGTGGGAGCCGTTCACGTTCGCGGGGGCGGTGGCCGCGAAGGTGACGGGCGCCGCCCACGCGCGCGTGCTGTCGTTCCCGGACATGTTCATGTCCATGCGGCAGGCGTTCCTCGCCCAGCTCGGCCCCGGCCCCACCGGCCCGGGGGCGGAGGGCGGCTCGGCGCACCCCGAGGACTCCCTGGGCCAGTGGCTCCAGTGGACGCTCGGCCGCTACGGGCTGCCCTTCGACGAGGAGACCGTGACGGGGCAGTGGTCGGTGGACCAGGTGCCGCGCGGCTTCCGCCCACCGTCGAACGCCCCGGTCGTCCCGATGCGCTACGTCCCGTACAACGGCCCGCTGCCCGCCGTCGTACCCGACTGGCTCCGCGTCCCGCCGGCGCGTCCGCGGGTCTGCGTCACCCTGGGCCTGACGGCCCGGACCTCGGAGTTCCCGAACGCGGTCCCCGTCGACCTGGTCCTCAAGGCGATCGAGGGGCTCGACATCGAGGTGGTGGCCACGCTCGGCGCCGAGGAGCGGGCGCTGCTCACCCATGTCCCGGACAACGTGCGCCTGGTGGACCACGTGCCGCTGCACGCGCTGCTGCCGACCTGTGCGGCGATCGTGCACCACGGCGGTGCCGGTACCTGGTCGACGGCGCTCGTCGAGGGCGTCCCGCAGATAGCCATGGGCTGGATCTGGGACGCGATCGAGCGGGCCCGCCGCCAGCAGGAACTGGGCGCGGGTCTTCATCTCCCCTCGCACGAGGTGACGGTGGAGGGGCTGCGGACCAGGCTCGTACGCCTGCTGGAGGAGCCCTCGTTCACCGAGGCCGCCGCCCGCCTGCGCGCCGAGGCGGAGTCCGAACCGACCCCGGCGGAGGTCGTCCCCGTACTGGAGCGGCTGACCGCCCAGCACCGCGCCCACGGGCGTCGACGCCTTGGAGGTACACCCGCGTCATGCGTGTCCTGA
- a CDS encoding Gfo/Idh/MocA family protein, producing the protein MPEDTPRPALRMGVLGCADIAVRRILPAIVEHPAVRLVAVASRDGARSARLAARFGCAAVTGYRPLLDRDDIDAVYVPLPPGMHHEWVAEALTAGKHVLVEKPLSTTYEQSAELVATAARLGLALTENFMFLHHSQHAAVRDLARDEIGELRVFSSSFGVPPPAPSSFRHDARLGGGALLDVGVYPLRAAQLHLAGELDVLGACLRVDEATGVDVAGSALLSTATGVTAQLDFGFQHSYRSVYALWGSRGRIDVPRAFTPPREHRPVVRLEQQDRTTELTLTADHQVGNALDAFAAAARSGTGREALGEALLRQALLVERVRKAARVVSL; encoded by the coding sequence ATGCCCGAGGACACTCCGCGACCCGCGCTCCGCATGGGGGTGCTGGGCTGTGCCGACATCGCGGTGCGCCGGATCCTGCCTGCGATCGTGGAGCACCCGGCGGTGCGGCTGGTGGCCGTGGCGAGCCGGGACGGGGCCAGGAGCGCCCGGCTCGCGGCCCGGTTCGGCTGCGCGGCGGTGACCGGCTACCGGCCCCTCCTCGACCGGGACGACATCGACGCCGTCTATGTGCCGCTGCCCCCGGGCATGCACCATGAATGGGTCGCCGAGGCGCTCACCGCGGGCAAGCACGTCCTGGTGGAGAAGCCGCTCAGCACCACGTACGAGCAGAGCGCCGAGCTGGTGGCGACGGCCGCCCGGCTCGGTCTGGCGCTCACCGAGAACTTCATGTTCCTGCACCACTCGCAGCACGCGGCGGTACGGGACCTGGCCCGCGACGAGATCGGCGAACTGCGGGTCTTCTCCAGCTCCTTCGGCGTACCACCGCCCGCCCCGTCGTCCTTCCGGCACGACGCGCGGCTCGGCGGCGGCGCGCTGCTCGACGTCGGCGTCTATCCGCTGCGCGCCGCCCAGCTCCACCTCGCCGGGGAGCTGGACGTCCTCGGCGCCTGTCTGCGCGTCGACGAGGCCACCGGCGTCGACGTCGCGGGCAGCGCGCTGCTCTCCACCGCGACCGGGGTGACCGCCCAGCTCGACTTCGGCTTCCAGCACTCCTACCGGTCGGTGTACGCCCTGTGGGGCAGCCGGGGCCGGATCGACGTGCCGCGGGCCTTCACCCCGCCCCGGGAGCACCGCCCGGTGGTCCGCCTCGAACAGCAGGACAGGACGACGGAGTTGACGCTGACGGCCGACCACCAGGTGGGCAACGCGCTCGACGCGTTCGCGGCGGCGGCCCGGTCGGGCACCGGCCGCGAGGCACTGGGAGAGGCGCTGCTGCGCCAGGCGCTGCTGGTCGAGCGGGTGCGCAAGGCGGCGCGGGTCGTGAGCCTCTGA
- a CDS encoding cytochrome P450 family protein: MTDTETDETTPAAAQRTQPVQQTDSELGRHLLTARGFHWIYGTSGDPYALTLRAESDDPVVLARRTREAETPLWQSAAGAWVTGRHSVAAEVLADPRLSLRHADLPGLQRHVFSDAWSNPLLCHIVPLDRAFLHASGADHARWERSAAPVLGGAAADGHRKHADRVHQETADRLGASFDLMADYSRPAATEAAAALLGVPDDRRERFAHACLALGVALDAALCPQPLAVTRRLDEAVEDVRALVADLVAARRTEPGDDLLSTVLGADGSGGSSASAAEDALAVGVLTAAVGVEFAAGLINNAVEALLAHPRQWALLGENPELAAGAVEETLRYAPPVRLESRIAAEDLTLAGQDIPAGAQVVVHVGAANRDPEVFLAPDHFDLTRPPGQGQLALSGPHTSLFGAFARLQAETAVRTLRERHPHLAPADGVQRRMRSPVLGGVLRYTLTTSA; encoded by the coding sequence GTGACCGACACGGAAACCGATGAGACGACCCCCGCCGCAGCCCAGCGGACCCAGCCGGTCCAGCAGACCGACAGCGAGCTCGGCCGCCATCTGCTGACGGCCCGCGGCTTCCACTGGATCTACGGGACCAGCGGCGACCCGTACGCCCTGACCCTGCGCGCGGAGAGCGACGACCCGGTGGTGCTGGCCCGTCGTACCCGGGAGGCGGAGACCCCGCTGTGGCAGAGCGCCGCCGGGGCCTGGGTCACCGGCCGGCACTCCGTGGCCGCCGAGGTGCTGGCCGATCCGCGGCTGAGCCTGCGCCACGCCGATCTGCCCGGCCTCCAGCGGCACGTCTTCTCGGACGCCTGGAGCAATCCGCTGCTGTGCCACATCGTTCCGCTCGACCGGGCCTTCCTGCACGCCTCGGGCGCCGACCACGCGCGCTGGGAGCGGTCGGCCGCGCCGGTGCTCGGCGGGGCGGCGGCGGACGGCCACCGCAAGCACGCCGACCGCGTCCACCAGGAGACCGCCGACCGGCTCGGCGCCTCCTTCGACCTCATGGCGGACTACTCCCGCCCGGCGGCCACCGAGGCCGCCGCCGCGCTGCTGGGCGTTCCGGACGACCGGCGCGAACGGTTCGCCCACGCGTGTCTCGCGCTGGGCGTCGCGCTCGACGCGGCGCTCTGCCCGCAGCCGCTCGCCGTCACCCGCCGGCTCGACGAGGCGGTGGAGGACGTCCGCGCCCTCGTCGCCGACCTCGTCGCGGCGCGGCGGACCGAGCCGGGCGACGACCTGCTCAGCACGGTGCTGGGCGCCGACGGCTCCGGCGGTTCCAGCGCCTCGGCCGCCGAGGACGCGCTCGCGGTCGGGGTGCTGACCGCCGCGGTGGGCGTCGAGTTCGCCGCCGGGCTGATCAACAACGCCGTGGAGGCGCTGCTCGCGCACCCCCGGCAGTGGGCGCTGCTCGGCGAGAACCCGGAACTCGCCGCCGGGGCGGTGGAGGAGACGCTGCGGTACGCGCCGCCGGTACGGCTGGAGAGCCGGATCGCCGCCGAGGACCTCACCCTGGCCGGCCAGGACATCCCCGCCGGCGCCCAGGTCGTCGTCCATGTCGGGGCGGCCAACCGGGACCCCGAGGTGTTCCTGGCCCCGGACCACTTCGACCTCACCCGGCCGCCCGGTCAGGGCCAGTTGGCGCTGTCCGGCCCGCACACCTCGCTCTTCGGGGCGTTCGCCCGGCTCCAGGCGGAGACCGCGGTACGCACCCTGCGGGAGCGCCACCCGCACCTGGCCCCGGCCGACGGTGTCCAGCGCCGGATGCGCTCGCCCGTCCTCGGCGGAGTGCTCCGGTACACCCTGACCACCTCCGCGTGA